The following proteins are encoded in a genomic region of Cricetulus griseus strain 17A/GY chromosome 7, alternate assembly CriGri-PICRH-1.0, whole genome shotgun sequence:
- the LOC100760019 gene encoding cytochrome c oxidase subunit 7C, mitochondrial-like yields the protein MLGQSIRRTSVVRRSHYEEGPGKNLPFSVENKWWLLAMMTVYFGSGFAAPFFIVRHQLLKK from the coding sequence ATGTTGGGCCAGAGTATCCGGAGAACCTCCGTGGTCCGTCGCAGCCACTATGAGGAGGGCCCGGGAAAGAATTTGCCATTTTCAGTGGAAAACAAGTGGTGGTTACTGGCTATGATGACTGTGTACTTTGGATCTGGATTTGCCGCTCCCTTCTTTATAGTAAGGCACCAACTACTCAAAAAATGA